The following are encoded together in the Ooceraea biroi isolate clonal line C1 chromosome 2, Obir_v5.4, whole genome shotgun sequence genome:
- the LOC113563648 gene encoding uncharacterized protein LOC113563648, whose translation MNSKFIYVERHIRSQINQLYRNILIQQCNLEQQMLQNALAISTQAPNIFACYLMKGPGYMALLAGEVIHIIKCVPVEVKVLHTKECYNQLPVIRANRTFFLTPQTHVLLKQGTQTSCNLLASTMYFLGDSWYKLPPKPVATVPPITIKPLTKPTWKYISPGSLATSGIYTDEDLKNLRDHIMFSAERPAVLNTVARSVMSRTSTLHEGSIANLLDEASIEKIAISTWTKFWSKFLIFGNVSAGLIAIYLIVRVAKLVLDTLVHGTLYTPFMVGPSI comes from the coding sequence ATGAATTCAAAATTCATATATGTAGAAAGACACATTCGATctcaaattaatcaattatatcgaAACATATTAATTCAACAATGCAATCTCGAACAACAAATGTTGCAGAATGCACTAGCCATATCCACACAAGCACCTAACATATTCGCATGTTATTTAATGAAAGGACCAGGATACATGGCATTGCTAGCAGGAGAAGTAAtccatataataaaatgcgtaCCAGTAGAAGTAAAAGTTCTGCACACGAAGGAGTGTTACAACCAGCTGCCAGTTATCCGTGCCAATCGCACCTTCTTTTTAACTCCACAAACACATGTATTGTTGAAACAAGGCACACAAACTTCTTGTAATTTGTTAGCATCCACTATGTATTTTCTGGGAGACTCATGGTATAAATTACCACCAAAACCAGTCGCTACAGTACCACCAATCACAATAAAACCGTTAACTAAACCAACATGGAAGTATATTAGTCCTGGATCACTTGCAACCAGCGGCATATACACGGACGAGGATCTGAAGAATCTTCGAGATCACATCATGTTTTCAGCAGAGCGGCCGGCAGTCCTCAATACAGTAGCACGAAGTGTAATGAGCCGCACATCTACCCTCCACGAGGGCTCAATTGCCAATCTTCTCGACGAAGCATCAATAGAGAAAATAGCTATTTCAACTTGGACAAAATTTTGgagcaaatttttaatttttggaaACGTAAGCGCCGGACTCATCGCGATATATCTGATCGTCAGGGTAGCCAAGCTTGTACTGGATACTCTCGTACACGGTACGCTTTACACACCGTTTATGGTTGGTCCGTCTATTTGA